The DNA segment ACCGGGCCGAGGATCCGCGCGAGACCCTCGATTACTCGTACCAGAAGCAGCTCGAACTGCTGCAGAAGGTGCGCCGCGGGGTCGCCGACGTGGCCACCTCGCGCAAGCGTCTCGAACTGCAGCTGAACCAGTTGCAGGGACAGTCCACCAAGCTGGAGGACCAGGGACGCAAGGCCCTCGCGCTGGGCCGTGAGGACCTGGCCCGGGAGGCGCTGTCGCGCCGTGCCGCGCTGCAGCAGCAGGTCACCGACCTGGAGACGCAGCACCAGACGCTGCAGGGCGAGGAGGAGAAGCTCACTCTCGCCGCCCAGCGTCTGCAGGCCAAGGTCGATGCCTTCCGTACGAAGAAGGAGACCATCAAGGCCACCTACACGGCGGCGCAGGCGCAGACCCGGATCGCCGAGTCCTTCTCGGGCATCTCCGAGGAGATGGGCGACGTCGGCCAGGCCATCGCACGGGCCGAGGACAAGACGGCCCAGCTGCAGGCCAGGGCCGGCGCGATCGACGAGCTGCTCGCCTCCGGCGCCCTCGACGACCAGTCCGGCATGGGCAAGGACGACATCTCCGCCGAGCTGGACCGGATCTCCGGTGGTACGGATGTGGAGCTGGAACTGCAGCGCATGAAGGCCGAGCTGGCAGGCGGGTCGTCCTCGTCCCAGCAGGCCATCGAAGGCAGTGAGCCGCAGGACAAGCCCCATCCGAATCTGGACAAGCAGTAGGGACGCGTCATGATCGTACGGATCATGGGTGAAGGCCAGATGGAGCTGGCCGACAGCCACCTCACGGAGCTCAACAAGCTGGACGACGACCTGCTCGTCGAGGTGCAGGGCGGCGACGAAGCCGGTTTCCGTCGCACACTCCACGCCCTGCTCGACCAGGTCAGGGAGCTGGGAACGCCGCTTCCCGACGACTCCCTGGCCCCGTCGGAGCTGATCCTGCCGCCCGCCGACGCGACACTGGCAGACGTCAGGGACATGCTCAACGACGACGGTCTGATCCCGGGCTGAGCCGCCCTGGTCCTGGCCTGAGCCGCTTGCCGGGCCAGCCGCTTCCCGGCCACCCGGACCACTCCGGCGGAGCCTGTCCGGCGCCCCGTCCCGTCCCGCCCCCTCCCGCCGAGGGGACGGAACAGGACGGGGCGCCGTGCTGTGTGCGGCGTGCTGTGCGTGTGGGGTCCTGTGCGTGGAATCCGGCGGGTGGGGTGCGGGTCCGGCGGACCGGCCGGACCATTCCGCGGCACGCCGTACCGTTGCTGGACGTGAACCCACCGTCGAAAGCCGCCACCCGCTACGCCCGGGCCAGCGGCTGGCTGCGCGCCCACCCGCTGGCGCTCGACGCCGTACTGGCCCTGGCCGTGCTCGTCTGCATGATCACCGGTTCGTTCGCCGACACCGGCGGCCCCGACGGGCCGACCTTCGGCACCAGGAGCCCGGAGCTGCGCAGCGTCGTCCTGATGGTGGTGGGCGCCGCCGCCCTGGTGCTGCGTCGCCGCAGTCCGATGCCCGTGCTCGCGGTGACCGGCGCGGTGACCATGGTCGAGCTGGTCGCGGGTGAGCCGCCCGCGCCGGTGGCGATGAGCGCGGTCATCGCGCTCTACACGGTCGCCTCCCGCACCGACCGCCCCACCACCTGGCGGGTCGGGCTGCTGACCATGGCCGTGCTGACCGCCTCGGCGATGTGTTTCAGCCGGACCTCCTGGTACTCGCAGGAGAACCTCGGCATCTTCGCCTGGACCGGAATGGCGTCGGCGGCGGGCGATGCCGTACGCAGCCGCCGCGCCTTCGTCGACGCCATCCGGGAGCGCGCCGAGCGGGCGGAGCGCACCCGCGAGGAGGAGGCCGGACGCCGGGTCGCCGAGGAGCGGCTGCGGATCGCCCGCGACCTCCACGACGTCGTCGCCCACCACATCGCCCTGGTCAACGTCCAGGCCGGGGTGGCCGCCCACGTCATGGACAAGCGCCCCGACCAGGCCAAGGAGGCCCTCGCCCACGTACGGGAGGCCAGTCGCTCCGCGCTGAACGAACTGCGCGCCACCGTCGGCCTGCTGCGCCAGTCCGGTGACCCCGAGGCGCCCACCGAACCGGCGCCGGGACTCGCGGTGCTCGACGAGCTGGTCGACACCTTCCGCAACGCGGGCCTGCCGGTGGAGGTCGCCTGCAACCACGAGCGGACCGCCATGCCGGCCGCCGTCGACCTGGCCGCCTACCGGATCATCCAGGAGGCGCTGACCAACGTGCGCAAGCACGCCGGTCCCGGCGCCAGGGCCGAGGTCAGCGTGGTGCGGGTGGGCCCCGCCGTGGAGGTCACCGTCCTCGACGACGGAGCGGGCCGGGACGGAGCGGCCGGGCCGGAGAGCACCGGGTACCGTACGGCGGCGGACGGCGGGGGCCACGGTCTGATCGGGATGCGCGAGCGGGCGGTCGCGCTGCGCGGCTCCTGCTCAGCGGGGCCCCGCTACGGCGGCGGCTTCCGCGTACAGGCGATACTGCCGGTCACGGCCGGAGCGGGGGAGGACGTATGACGATCAGGGTGTTGCTCGCCGACGACCAGACGCTGCTGCGCAGCGCGTTCCGGGTGCTGGTGGACTCGGAGTCCGACATGGAAGTCGTCGGGGAGGCGGCGGACGGCGCGCAGGCGGTGGCCCTCGCCCGCTCGGAGGCGCCCGACGTCGTCCTGATGGACATCCGGATGCCCGGCACGGACGGGCTCGCCGCCACCCGCATGATCAGCACCGACCCCGAACTCACCGCGGTGCACGTGGTGATGCTCACGACCTTCGAGGTCGACGAGTACGTGGTCCAGTCCCTGCGGGCCGGTGCGTCCGGGTTCCTCGGCAAGGGCGCGGAGCCGGAGGAGCTGCTCAGCGCGATCCGTATCGCGGCGGCGGGCGAGGCGCTGCTCTCCCCGGTGGCCACCAAGGGGCTCATCGCGCGATTCCTTGCCCAGGGCGGCAGTTCGGACGGATCGGCCCCCGAGGCGTACGCGGGACGGCTCGCCGCGCTCACCGTCCGCGAGCGGGAGGTCCTCGTCCAGGTCGGCGGCGGCCACTCCAACGACGAGATCGCCGAGCGGCTGGCCGTCAGCCCCCTCACCGTCAAGACCCACGTGAACCGGGCGATGGCCAAGCTCGGGGCCCGCGATCGGGCCCAATTGGTGGTAATAGCCTATGAATCGGGCCTGGTCCACCCAAGGGCGTAGCGGCGGCATACTCCAGCTGCGGTATGCGCCGGATAAGTAGGGCACCTGGGAGCGACGAATCCGGCCTGCGGGATGGCTGAAGGTAGGGGTGGGCCACACGTGCCCCTCATACCTTCGGCTCCACCTGCCTCGCACGCCACAGAAGAGAGACCCCATGTCCTGGCTGTCCAGATTCAGCCTCGCGCAACGGGCCCTGATCGGGCTGATATCGATCGTCGCCGTCGTCTTCGGCGCTATCGCGATACCGCAGCTCAAGCAGCAGCTGCTGCCCACCATCGAACTGCCGATGGTGTCGGTGCTCGCCCCGTACCAGGGCGCGTCCCCCGACGTGGTCGAGAAGCAGGTCGTCGAGCCGCTCGAAGACACCATCAAGGCTGTCGACGGCATCAAGGGCGTCACCTCCACGGCGAGCGAGGGCAACGCCGTGATCATGGCCCAGTTCGACTACGGCAACGGCACCAAGCAGCTCGTCGCCGATGTCCAGCAGGCCGTGAACCGGGCCCGGGTGAAGATCCCCGACTCGGTCGACCCCCAGGTCGTCGCCGGTTCGACCGACGACATCCCGACGGTCGTCCTCGCCGTCACCTCCGACAAGGACCAGCAGGCGCTCTCCGACCAGCTCGACCGCTCGGTCGTCCCGGTCCTCCAGAACATCGACGGCGTCGGCCAGGTCAGCGTCGACGGTGTGCGGGATCTCCAGGTCACCGTCACCCCCGACTCCAAGAAGCTGGCCGGCGCCGGGCTGAACGCGGCGACGCTCAGCCAGGCACTCCAGGCGGGCGGCGCCACGCTCCCGGCTGGCGCGTTCTCCGAGGACGGCAAGAGCCGCACGGTCCAGGTCGGCGGCGGCTACACCTCGCTGAAGCAGATCGAGGACCTGCGCGTCACCGGCCAGCCCGCGCCGGGCGGTGCGTCCGCGGGCGGCCAGGCGCCGAAGCCGGTTCGCCTCGGTGACATCGCCAAGGTCGCCGAGCAGCCCGCGAGCGCGGTGTCCATCACGCGTACGGACGGAAAGCCCAGCCTCTCCCTCTCGCTGACGATGGACCAGGACGGCAGCGCCGTAGCCATCTCCGACGCGGTCAAGGACAAGCTCCCCGAGCTGCGCAAGACCCTCGGCTCCGACAGCGACCTGAAGGTCATCTTCGACCAGGGCCCGTCCGTCTCGAAGTCGATCTCCGGCCTCACCACCGAGGGCGCGCTCGGCCTCCTCTTCGCCGTGATCGTCATCCTGATCTTCCTGGCATCGCTCCGCTCCACCCTGGTCACCGCGCTCTCCATCCCGCTCTCGGTGCTCCTGGCGCTGATCGTGCTGTGGACCCGCGACCTCTCGCTCAACGTGCTCACCCTCGGCGCGCTGACCATCGCGATCGGCCGGGTGGTCGACGACTCGATCGTCGTCCTGGAGAACATCAAGCGGCACCTGAGCTACGGCGAGGAGCGCCAGGCGGCGATCATCGGCGCGGTCCGGGAGGTCGCGGGCGCGGTCACGTCCTCCACCCTGACGACCGTCGCGGTCTTCCTGCCGATCGGCCTCGTCGGCGGCATGGTGGGCCAGCTGTTCGGCTCGTTCTCCATCACGGTCACCGCGGCGCTGCTCGCCTCGCTGCTGGTCTCGCTGACGGTGGTCCCGGTCTTCTCGTACTGGTTCCTGCGCGCCCCCAAGGGCTCGGCGGGCGTCGACCCGGAGGAGCTGCGCCGCAGGGCCGAGGAGAAGGAGGAGCGCAGCCGGCTCCAGCGCTTCTACGTCCCGGTGCTCCGCTTCGCGACCCGGCGCCGTATCACCAGCCTGGTCATCGCGGCCGTGGTGCTCATCGCCACCTTCGGCATGGCGCCGCTGCTCAAGACCAACTTCTTCGACCAGGGCGACCAGGACACCCTGTCGCTCACCCAGAAGCTCGACCCGGGCACCAGCCTGCAGGCCGCCGACACCGCGGCCAAGAAGGTCGAGAAGGTGCTCGACGGCGTCGACACGATCAAGGACTACCAGGTCACGGTCGGCTCCTCCGGCTTCGCCGCCGCCTTCGGCGGCGGTACGGGCGCCAACCAGGCCTCGTACCAGGTGACGCTGAAGAACGCGTCGGACTACGACAAGACCCAGGACCGTATCGAGAAGGGCCTCGCGGGGCTGCACGGCATCGGCGATGCCAGCGTCGGAAGCGGCGGCGGCTTCGGCGACCAGGACCTCAGCGTCGTGGTCAAGGCGGGCGACGGCGACACCCTCAAGAAGGCGTCCGAGCAGGTACGGGCCGCCGTGGCCGGGCTCGACCACGTCAAGGACGTGGAGAGCGACC comes from the Streptomyces sp. NBC_01471 genome and includes:
- a CDS encoding PspA/IM30 family protein, with product MSGVMKRMGMIFRAKANKALDRAEDPRETLDYSYQKQLELLQKVRRGVADVATSRKRLELQLNQLQGQSTKLEDQGRKALALGREDLAREALSRRAALQQQVTDLETQHQTLQGEEEKLTLAAQRLQAKVDAFRTKKETIKATYTAAQAQTRIAESFSGISEEMGDVGQAIARAEDKTAQLQARAGAIDELLASGALDDQSGMGKDDISAELDRISGGTDVELELQRMKAELAGGSSSSQQAIEGSEPQDKPHPNLDKQ
- a CDS encoding sensor histidine kinase — protein: MNPPSKAATRYARASGWLRAHPLALDAVLALAVLVCMITGSFADTGGPDGPTFGTRSPELRSVVLMVVGAAALVLRRRSPMPVLAVTGAVTMVELVAGEPPAPVAMSAVIALYTVASRTDRPTTWRVGLLTMAVLTASAMCFSRTSWYSQENLGIFAWTGMASAAGDAVRSRRAFVDAIRERAERAERTREEEAGRRVAEERLRIARDLHDVVAHHIALVNVQAGVAAHVMDKRPDQAKEALAHVREASRSALNELRATVGLLRQSGDPEAPTEPAPGLAVLDELVDTFRNAGLPVEVACNHERTAMPAAVDLAAYRIIQEALTNVRKHAGPGARAEVSVVRVGPAVEVTVLDDGAGRDGAAGPESTGYRTAADGGGHGLIGMRERAVALRGSCSAGPRYGGGFRVQAILPVTAGAGEDV
- a CDS encoding response regulator transcription factor, with the translated sequence MTIRVLLADDQTLLRSAFRVLVDSESDMEVVGEAADGAQAVALARSEAPDVVLMDIRMPGTDGLAATRMISTDPELTAVHVVMLTTFEVDEYVVQSLRAGASGFLGKGAEPEELLSAIRIAAAGEALLSPVATKGLIARFLAQGGSSDGSAPEAYAGRLAALTVREREVLVQVGGGHSNDEIAERLAVSPLTVKTHVNRAMAKLGARDRAQLVVIAYESGLVHPRA
- a CDS encoding efflux RND transporter permease subunit, translating into MSWLSRFSLAQRALIGLISIVAVVFGAIAIPQLKQQLLPTIELPMVSVLAPYQGASPDVVEKQVVEPLEDTIKAVDGIKGVTSTASEGNAVIMAQFDYGNGTKQLVADVQQAVNRARVKIPDSVDPQVVAGSTDDIPTVVLAVTSDKDQQALSDQLDRSVVPVLQNIDGVGQVSVDGVRDLQVTVTPDSKKLAGAGLNAATLSQALQAGGATLPAGAFSEDGKSRTVQVGGGYTSLKQIEDLRVTGQPAPGGASAGGQAPKPVRLGDIAKVAEQPASAVSITRTDGKPSLSLSLTMDQDGSAVAISDAVKDKLPELRKTLGSDSDLKVIFDQGPSVSKSISGLTTEGALGLLFAVIVILIFLASLRSTLVTALSIPLSVLLALIVLWTRDLSLNVLTLGALTIAIGRVVDDSIVVLENIKRHLSYGEERQAAIIGAVREVAGAVTSSTLTTVAVFLPIGLVGGMVGQLFGSFSITVTAALLASLLVSLTVVPVFSYWFLRAPKGSAGVDPEELRRRAEEKEERSRLQRFYVPVLRFATRRRITSLVIAAVVLIATFGMAPLLKTNFFDQGDQDTLSLTQKLDPGTSLQAADTAAKKVEKVLDGVDTIKDYQVTVGSSGFAAAFGGGTGANQASYQVTLKNASDYDKTQDRIEKGLAGLHGIGDASVGSGGGFGDQDLSVVVKAGDGDTLKKASEQVRAAVAGLDHVKDVESDLSQSVPRISVKTNDKAAAAGYNETTLGAAVGQAVQGTTSGKMILDDTERDVVVKSAQPATTLAQLRNLSLGPVKLGDIATVRLVPGPVSMTRIDGARAATITAKPTGDNTGAVTTALQSKINDIKKALPSGATVEIGGVSSDQSSAFKNLALAMLAAIAIVFMLLVATFRSLIQPLILLVSIPFAATGAIGLLLITGTPMGVPAMIGMLMLIGIVVTNAIVLIDLINQYRSQGLGVVEAVVEGGRHRLRPILMTALATIFALLPMALGVTGEGGFISQPLAVVVIGGLITSTLLTLLLVPTLYALVELRKERRAAKKAAKREKKSGDVDPAGADSSSDEPEPANV